Proteins from one Ketobacter alkanivorans genomic window:
- the tagH gene encoding type VI secretion system-associated FHA domain protein TagH, whose amino-acid sequence MELVIEVVSTEKHLMGSRARHVFYPAGGVIGRSAECDWVIPDQTRHMSGRHAIISYESGQFFITDISTNGVFLNGVEALGKNRAMPLNDADRLLMGQIHFQVQVNAAAGHEQPAAVVQIPRPTLGNRPAMNSTNNPMEQVDQWAAEQAKATPKAEGWHQKSHSMPDDVAPQNTPFTPPKTESDTGLPENWWEEPAEPAATKTEQQAEPEEPLPGKGVIPPLPDWDEGAMHTAIAPITEARREDREGPLRALAEGLGVQMSEIEQAGGVDFLRRAGMLLRLCMRGLVSASQARASMKNEFRLDMTLVNMKDNNPIKLSANGEQAIKHMLAEDQGSFQPMDRAMQECFDDFQEHQLAMMAGMQGAFLELMDSLSPQALEKRFDKGRSSGLSIGSKNARYWESYRELHRDLLAEDDIFASMFAEPFARAYDEQMSKLKKTRNPKGK is encoded by the coding sequence ATGGAATTAGTGATTGAAGTGGTGAGCACGGAAAAGCACCTGATGGGCAGTAGGGCTCGCCACGTGTTCTATCCTGCTGGCGGTGTAATTGGGCGGTCAGCTGAGTGTGATTGGGTGATTCCTGATCAAACTCGGCATATGTCCGGGCGTCACGCCATTATTTCCTATGAGTCAGGGCAGTTCTTTATTACCGATATCAGTACCAATGGCGTGTTTTTGAATGGGGTGGAAGCGCTGGGTAAAAATCGGGCGATGCCGCTGAACGATGCCGACCGTTTGTTGATGGGGCAGATCCATTTTCAAGTGCAGGTGAACGCGGCGGCAGGCCATGAGCAGCCTGCTGCCGTTGTACAGATACCGCGACCCACGTTGGGAAACCGGCCTGCCATGAACAGCACCAATAATCCGATGGAGCAGGTAGATCAGTGGGCGGCTGAGCAAGCCAAGGCTACCCCGAAAGCCGAAGGCTGGCATCAGAAATCCCATTCCATGCCCGATGATGTAGCACCGCAAAACACCCCCTTTACACCGCCTAAGACTGAATCGGATACCGGCTTGCCGGAGAACTGGTGGGAGGAGCCGGCAGAACCGGCTGCCACGAAAACCGAGCAGCAAGCAGAACCAGAGGAGCCGTTGCCTGGTAAGGGCGTTATTCCGCCACTGCCTGATTGGGACGAGGGTGCAATGCACACCGCTATTGCACCCATTACCGAGGCGCGCAGAGAGGATCGAGAGGGGCCGCTGCGGGCGTTGGCGGAGGGGCTTGGGGTTCAAATGTCTGAAATTGAGCAGGCTGGCGGGGTGGATTTCCTGCGTCGTGCCGGTATGCTGCTGCGGCTTTGTATGCGGGGCTTGGTGTCTGCATCCCAGGCTCGAGCCAGTATGAAGAATGAGTTTCGGCTCGATATGACCTTGGTCAATATGAAGGACAACAACCCTATCAAGTTGTCCGCCAATGGTGAGCAGGCTATCAAGCATATGCTGGCGGAAGATCAGGGTTCGTTTCAGCCCATGGATCGAGCCATGCAGGAGTGTTTTGATGACTTTCAGGAGCATCAGCTGGCCATGATGGCGGGCATGCAAGGCGCTTTTCTGGAGTTGATGGACAGCTTGTCACCCCAGGCATTGGAAAAGCGCTTTGACAAAGGTCGCAGTAGTGGGCTCTCTATTGGCTCAAAAAATGCGCGTTATTGGGAAAGTTATCGAGAGCTGCATCGGGATTTGTTGGCCGAGGATGATATCTTTGCCAGTATGTTTGCGGAGCCATTTGCCCGAGCTTACGATGAGCAAATGTCCAAACTCAAGAAGACCAGAAATCCAAAGGGGAAGTAA
- the tssJ gene encoding type VI secretion system lipoprotein TssJ, giving the protein MKLGFKVITLLLAVWLGGCSYFMSDLTKVDMRIVAGGDVNPDDNGRPSPVVVRVVELKSPAVFESSEFFALYQDEAQTLGSDLVATEEFEFKPGDVQDMKFALKPESNYVGILAAYRQLDKVNWRLVLPLTLKDKNQLTVLLNRRGIELATPR; this is encoded by the coding sequence ATGAAGTTGGGGTTTAAAGTGATCACATTGCTGCTGGCTGTGTGGCTTGGCGGCTGTTCATACTTTATGTCCGATCTTACCAAGGTGGATATGCGAATTGTGGCAGGGGGCGATGTAAACCCGGATGATAATGGGCGCCCCTCTCCAGTGGTAGTACGGGTTGTGGAATTGAAGTCCCCCGCAGTGTTTGAGAGCTCAGAGTTTTTTGCCTTGTATCAGGATGAGGCGCAGACCCTGGGGAGCGATTTGGTGGCTACTGAGGAGTTCGAATTCAAGCCCGGTGATGTCCAGGATATGAAGTTTGCGCTCAAGCCTGAGTCCAATTATGTCGGAATACTGGCGGCCTATCGCCAGCTGGACAAAGTGAACTGGCGATTGGTGTTGCCTCTTACTCTCAAGGATAAAAATCAGCTTACTGTGCTCCTGAATCGACGGGGAATCGAGCTGGCTACACCTCGTTGA
- the tssK gene encoding type VI secretion system baseplate subunit TssK: MPSHDKVVWSEGMLLRPQHLQQHDRYLDQQFRTRGRMLDPFGWGISQLQVDEQLLQQGAFAISRAEGVFPDGGLFATNSRVQRLLMEVHPGKQNVLIYLALPVVLLGADETAPAQDDNSLTRWISSEEDVQDSNLGSSKTVNISVAQPRLKLLLEEDLTADYTSIPIARIKESYVDGRIELDEQYIPPCLNVTASQRLTFFLKETLSLLSHRAEAIAARLSSASGRRGSSDIADFMLLQLVNRYKAGLRHYESIQQIHPETLYHQLVMLNGEMATFTAESKLAAQDIPYDHKNLTHCFNLLMGEMRQSLSLVFEQTAVALPLQERRFGVRVAPIQDRALLDQAQFFLAVKSEWSPDSVRTRLPSVVKAGGVEQLRELVNLQLPGISLIPQPVAPRQVPYTSGCTYFQLEKTPEHWLQLKKSGGIAFHFSGEVPGLELELWAVKG, from the coding sequence ATGCCGTCGCATGACAAGGTAGTCTGGAGTGAGGGAATGCTTCTGCGCCCTCAGCATTTGCAACAGCACGATCGATATCTGGATCAACAGTTCCGCACCCGTGGCCGGATGCTTGATCCGTTTGGCTGGGGTATCAGTCAGTTACAGGTAGATGAGCAACTATTGCAGCAGGGCGCTTTTGCTATCAGTCGTGCGGAAGGTGTTTTTCCGGATGGAGGCCTGTTTGCAACCAACAGCCGCGTGCAGCGATTGCTGATGGAGGTGCATCCAGGCAAGCAGAATGTATTGATTTATCTGGCATTGCCGGTAGTGCTGCTGGGTGCCGACGAAACGGCCCCCGCCCAGGATGATAACAGCCTGACGCGCTGGATCAGCAGCGAAGAGGACGTCCAGGATAGCAATTTGGGCAGCAGTAAAACGGTTAACATCAGCGTTGCCCAACCGCGCCTTAAGCTTTTGCTGGAAGAGGATCTCACCGCTGATTACACCAGCATTCCCATAGCACGAATTAAAGAAAGCTATGTGGATGGTCGTATTGAACTGGATGAACAGTACATCCCACCCTGTTTGAATGTGACTGCCTCACAGCGGCTCACGTTCTTCCTTAAGGAAACCCTAAGCCTCTTGTCGCATCGAGCCGAAGCCATTGCGGCTCGGTTGTCTTCCGCATCTGGCCGTCGCGGCTCCTCAGATATCGCAGATTTTATGTTGCTGCAGTTGGTGAATCGCTACAAAGCGGGGCTGCGTCATTATGAATCCATCCAACAGATACATCCTGAGACTCTTTATCATCAGCTGGTGATGTTAAATGGAGAGATGGCCACCTTTACTGCTGAGAGCAAATTAGCAGCACAGGACATTCCCTACGATCACAAAAATCTCACGCACTGTTTCAACTTATTAATGGGTGAGATGCGTCAATCTTTGAGCTTGGTATTCGAACAAACCGCAGTGGCTTTGCCTTTGCAGGAGCGCCGCTTTGGCGTTCGGGTCGCGCCGATTCAGGATCGGGCATTGCTGGATCAGGCGCAATTTTTCCTGGCAGTGAAAAGCGAATGGAGCCCAGACAGCGTACGAACGCGCCTGCCCAGCGTAGTCAAAGCTGGAGGAGTAGAGCAGTTGCGTGAGCTGGTAAACCTGCAGTTGCCCGGTATCAGTTTGATACCTCAACCGGTAGCTCCCAGGCAGGTTCCATATACATCGGGCTGTACTTACTTCCAGTTAGAGAAAACGCCTGAGCACTGGTTACAGTTAAAGAAATCCGGCGGTATTGCGTTTCATTTTTCTGGTGAAGTCCCTGGTTTGGAATTGGAACTATGGGCTGTAAAGGGCTAA
- the icmH gene encoding type IVB secretion system protein IcmH/DotU, whose protein sequence is MSTEDKTLVQIRNADGVSQAAHPIAGGFARPNPGGRSKPPPVSPQPEPAPSPSWPPPSSPPQAAAGNSGFFQPGSQAGVIAGQGWGYGVQQGRALDNPLLAASSGLLERMAQLSAQNEAHDVMSYRDGCVQQLQIFDQQLLHNDSSEETRYYARYVLCTVMDELVNKTHWGSGVWSNQSLLSQFHGETGGGERFFQLLEYLQQSPAKNLHLLELMYVCLGLGFEGKYRLDARGYAQLEALRDNLFHLIRMQKGEPERDLSPHWQRVTQRRNPLSRYLPLWVVVAVVGVLMLGTYSGFSYLLNERSSALLTELERPLSDDANH, encoded by the coding sequence ATGAGTACGGAAGATAAAACCCTGGTACAGATTCGCAATGCCGATGGAGTTAGCCAGGCAGCCCATCCCATCGCGGGTGGCTTTGCGCGCCCCAACCCGGGAGGGCGCTCCAAACCGCCACCGGTATCACCACAACCGGAGCCTGCACCGTCGCCTTCCTGGCCACCACCATCATCACCGCCGCAAGCAGCGGCAGGTAATAGTGGCTTCTTTCAGCCTGGATCTCAGGCGGGTGTAATTGCGGGGCAGGGTTGGGGTTATGGTGTTCAGCAAGGGCGAGCGTTGGACAATCCATTGCTGGCGGCTTCCTCTGGGTTACTTGAGAGAATGGCTCAGCTATCTGCACAGAATGAAGCTCATGATGTGATGTCCTACCGCGATGGCTGCGTGCAGCAATTGCAGATATTTGACCAGCAATTGCTGCATAACGACAGCAGTGAAGAAACCCGTTATTACGCCCGTTATGTACTGTGTACAGTCATGGATGAGTTGGTCAATAAAACTCATTGGGGCAGTGGCGTATGGAGCAATCAGTCCCTGCTGAGTCAGTTTCATGGGGAAACCGGCGGTGGTGAACGCTTCTTCCAGTTACTTGAGTATCTGCAACAGTCCCCGGCGAAAAACCTGCATTTGCTGGAGCTGATGTATGTCTGCCTTGGCCTGGGGTTTGAGGGAAAATATCGCCTTGATGCACGAGGTTATGCGCAATTGGAAGCGCTGCGTGACAATCTTTTCCACCTGATACGTATGCAAAAAGGAGAGCCAGAACGGGATCTGTCACCCCATTGGCAGCGCGTAACCCAGCGACGTAACCCTCTGTCCCGCTATCTGCCGTTGTGGGTTGTGGTTGCTGTGGTGGGCGTGTTGATGCTGGGCACCTATTCTGGCTTTTCCTATTTGTTAAACGAACGCAGCAGCGCGTTGCTCACCGAGCTGGAGCGCCCTCTCAGCGACGACGCAAATCACTGA
- the tssM gene encoding type VI secretion system membrane subunit TssM yields the protein MLKQKWFITLIGVIALSILVWFGGPYIAIADNKFLESEVVRLLIIMVLLLAWGLNNLRMTMQAKAGHEKLANDLQGESANKDASQAGEVALLSARFKDAIETLRRSSSNNSRYSKNYLYELPWYIIIGPPGTGKTTALVNSGLDFPLETRFGRGAIQGVGGTRNCDWWFTDQAVLIDTAGRYTTQDSNASADAAAWKGFIGLLKKYRKRRPINGVLVAISVDELVNKTESERVANVNAVRARLQELKDQLGVNFPVYLLITKSDLMPGFNQYFDMMGKEERSQVWGMTFPDKLEAHQTYHQLFEDEFDLVAKRLHDGVLGKFHFERDVRRRADILGFPSRFEQLKTHFSEFVGRTFSESRFQDHYLLRGVYFTSGTQEGAGMQRIMQNMAGQMGFAQDALVGGPAQGKSYFLNSLFQKVVFPESELAGANRRYESKLRWARNLGYGATLAGAAATTVMWSTSYGLNESRLNVVQEHLEQYTRQRAQLLGNEMPEQVVQTMQPLLALRDVYRPDNDGWQIGAGLYQGDAFAEQSETEYQIVLNQEFYKSLQKQLASQIQQNQDLPEYLHHALKAYLMLSLPLRLDKAYVETWLRADWRNRYADQPEQLEALNLHLTRLSEMDWPALEPDELLVEKSRRVLRQVPLAQQIYASLQDKARQQAPMDYRFDSQVGHDIHYVFEGEFLAIPWLYTVEGYHDFFKPQQANIIEDLADDSWVVGSRGEDMSDMDLANVQAEIEKRYLDDYIGYWRSALFQLRLQNSLSLDEHVRLLNEMLSGSSPLRRVLDEVVVHTQLSKPLVDPSVIADNVAGAGKLARMADPKAGKIGRIASMAGRSRLMQLPENPATLVDKRFEPLHDLMLAQNGQAAPFDRVTAALTELQFYLEGITSSGSTSQGAFDAAVARMSNGRSDPIGRLKVEARHLPEPVKQWVESLTDRAWGHTLGAARGHIAAEYDVMVRPFYNRSLAGRYPLDKRANVDVTLADFAEFFKPEGIEHQFFENYLAPFVDTRRSPWRMVSVDGQGLALSKQTLARFEQADQIRKVFFFDSDAPQVSFKLRATYLDANINRFELSMLGERLEYRHGPARRNEVTWPSEVSQDNVRYVFEDHYGVQFADQVNGAWGLFRLLDRFPLKKTGYSDRYQLTVKDQERKAVYELHASSAQNPFGRDYLGNFNLPNKL from the coding sequence ATGTTAAAACAAAAGTGGTTTATTACTCTGATTGGCGTAATCGCTCTGTCAATTCTGGTTTGGTTTGGCGGCCCTTATATTGCCATTGCCGATAACAAGTTTCTGGAAAGTGAAGTGGTGCGTCTGCTGATCATCATGGTGCTGCTGTTGGCGTGGGGCTTGAATAATCTACGTATGACCATGCAGGCCAAAGCGGGTCATGAAAAGCTTGCCAATGATTTGCAAGGCGAAAGTGCCAACAAAGATGCCTCCCAAGCCGGCGAAGTGGCGCTGCTCAGTGCCCGTTTCAAGGATGCCATAGAAACATTGCGCAGAAGCAGTAGTAACAACAGTCGCTACAGTAAAAACTACCTCTACGAACTGCCGTGGTACATCATCATCGGGCCACCGGGTACCGGTAAAACCACTGCGTTGGTCAATTCGGGATTGGATTTTCCGTTGGAAACTCGATTTGGGCGCGGTGCAATTCAAGGGGTTGGAGGAACGCGAAACTGTGATTGGTGGTTTACAGATCAGGCGGTATTGATTGATACCGCAGGTCGATACACCACTCAGGATAGCAATGCCAGTGCTGACGCGGCTGCCTGGAAAGGGTTTATCGGCCTGCTGAAAAAATACCGTAAACGCCGCCCAATTAATGGTGTGTTGGTGGCTATCAGTGTTGATGAGTTGGTGAATAAAACCGAATCGGAGCGAGTTGCCAACGTTAACGCGGTGCGGGCACGTTTGCAGGAGCTTAAAGATCAGCTTGGTGTGAACTTCCCGGTTTATCTGCTGATTACCAAGAGCGACCTGATGCCCGGTTTCAACCAGTACTTCGACATGATGGGCAAGGAGGAGCGCAGCCAGGTATGGGGTATGACCTTCCCGGATAAGCTTGAGGCCCATCAAACCTATCATCAGCTGTTTGAAGATGAGTTTGATCTGGTGGCAAAACGGCTCCACGATGGGGTTTTGGGTAAATTCCATTTTGAGCGAGATGTGCGTCGTCGTGCGGATATTCTTGGGTTTCCTTCCCGCTTCGAACAGCTGAAAACACATTTTTCTGAGTTTGTCGGACGCACATTCAGCGAGTCCCGTTTTCAGGATCACTATTTGTTGAGGGGCGTATATTTTACAAGCGGAACTCAAGAAGGCGCTGGCATGCAGCGCATTATGCAAAATATGGCAGGGCAGATGGGCTTTGCACAGGATGCACTGGTCGGTGGGCCAGCCCAGGGGAAAAGCTATTTTCTGAATAGCCTGTTTCAGAAAGTGGTGTTTCCTGAGTCTGAGCTGGCAGGAGCCAACCGCCGCTACGAAAGTAAATTACGTTGGGCCCGTAACCTGGGGTATGGGGCTACTCTGGCCGGTGCTGCCGCGACCACGGTAATGTGGTCCACCAGTTATGGCCTTAACGAATCACGGCTGAATGTGGTGCAAGAGCACCTGGAGCAATACACCCGACAGCGTGCTCAGTTGCTTGGTAATGAAATGCCTGAACAGGTAGTTCAGACCATGCAACCACTGCTTGCGCTGCGTGATGTTTATCGCCCCGATAACGACGGTTGGCAAATAGGTGCCGGGTTATATCAGGGCGATGCCTTTGCTGAACAGTCGGAAACTGAATATCAGATTGTTTTGAATCAGGAATTCTATAAGTCGTTGCAAAAGCAGTTGGCAAGCCAGATACAGCAGAATCAGGATTTGCCGGAATACCTTCACCATGCTTTGAAAGCCTATTTAATGCTGAGCCTGCCACTACGGCTGGATAAGGCCTATGTGGAAACCTGGCTGCGGGCAGACTGGCGCAATCGTTATGCCGATCAACCGGAGCAGCTGGAGGCTTTAAACCTGCATCTTACCCGCTTGTCGGAGATGGATTGGCCAGCGCTTGAGCCAGATGAGCTGTTGGTGGAAAAAAGCAGAAGAGTATTGCGCCAGGTGCCTTTGGCACAGCAAATTTATGCCTCTTTGCAAGATAAAGCGCGTCAACAGGCACCAATGGATTATCGGTTCGATAGTCAGGTTGGGCACGATATTCACTATGTGTTTGAAGGTGAATTTCTGGCGATACCCTGGCTGTATACGGTTGAGGGCTATCACGATTTCTTCAAGCCCCAGCAAGCCAATATCATAGAAGATCTGGCCGATGATAGTTGGGTAGTGGGCAGCCGTGGCGAAGACATGAGCGATATGGATCTGGCCAATGTACAGGCAGAGATAGAGAAGCGTTACCTGGACGATTACATTGGCTATTGGCGTTCAGCCTTATTCCAATTGCGTTTGCAGAACTCCTTGTCTTTAGATGAGCACGTCCGTTTGCTCAATGAAATGCTATCCGGCAGCTCACCTCTACGCAGAGTTTTGGATGAAGTGGTCGTGCACACGCAATTATCTAAACCGCTGGTTGATCCGAGCGTAATTGCCGATAACGTGGCCGGTGCGGGCAAGTTAGCGCGTATGGCCGACCCCAAGGCAGGCAAAATTGGGCGCATCGCCAGCATGGCTGGTCGTAGTCGTTTGATGCAGCTTCCTGAAAACCCAGCGACCCTCGTAGACAAGCGGTTTGAGCCCTTGCATGATTTGATGTTGGCGCAAAACGGACAAGCAGCACCGTTCGATCGCGTTACCGCGGCGTTAACCGAGCTGCAATTCTACCTGGAGGGCATCACCAGCTCCGGTTCCACCAGCCAAGGGGCTTTTGATGCAGCGGTTGCGCGTATGAGTAACGGCCGATCCGACCCGATCGGGCGCTTGAAAGTCGAAGCGCGGCACTTACCGGAACCGGTTAAACAGTGGGTAGAATCACTTACAGATCGTGCGTGGGGGCACACCTTGGGAGCGGCTCGCGGCCACATCGCAGCGGAATACGATGTCATGGTCCGGCCTTTCTATAATCGCAGTCTTGCCGGGCGCTATCCATTGGACAAGCGCGCCAATGTGGATGTGACTCTCGCGGACTTTGCCGAGTTTTTCAAGCCTGAAGGTATCGAACACCAGTTCTTTGAGAATTATCTGGCTCCATTCGTGGATACTCGCAGATCGCCATGGCGTATGGTGTCTGTGGATGGGCAGGGATTGGCCTTGAGCAAACAGACTTTGGCGCGTTTCGAACAAGCTGATCAGATTCGCAAAGTGTTCTTCTTTGACAGTGATGCACCTCAGGTCAGCTTCAAACTGCGGGCTACCTATCTAGATGCCAACATCAACCGTTTTGAACTCAGTATGCTGGGTGAGCGCCTTGAGTATCGTCACGGGCCTGCCCGTCGCAACGAGGTTACCTGGCCGTCAGAGGTCAGTCAGGATAACGTTCGCTACGTCTTTGAGGATCATTACGGTGTGCAGTTTGCAGATCAAGTGAACGGAGCCTGGGGACTGTTCCGATTGCTGGATCGATTCCCTCTTAAAAAGACGGGTTACTCGGATCGCTATCAACTTACGGTGAAAGATCAAGAGCGCAAAGCGGTCTATGAGCTGCATGCCAGTAGTGCACAAAACCCGTTTGGTCGAGATTACCTTGGTAACTTCAATTTGCCCAACAAACTATAG
- a CDS encoding PP2C family protein-serine/threonine phosphatase has translation MNLRYQSAALSHVGNVRELNEDAFCDDTGSGVWCVADGMGGYDAGEVASAMVVNAVTQAASTLNDTPTLQQKVEAISNAIQSVNDQLTQERTLTADSSMMGCTVIALMTQEQEGACVWAGDSRLYLLRDNGLYQLSKDHSVVQELLDKGVIADQDIGTHPQRHVITRAVGADVSLELDYLAIDLLPEDVLLLCSDGLYSELQPDQIMSVLSAPVECEEKASRLIEAVLSGNASDNVTVNVIAVEQG, from the coding sequence ATGAATTTGCGTTATCAATCTGCTGCCCTGAGCCACGTAGGTAATGTACGGGAACTGAACGAAGATGCGTTTTGCGATGATACGGGCAGCGGAGTGTGGTGTGTCGCCGATGGCATGGGTGGTTATGACGCCGGAGAGGTAGCGTCAGCCATGGTGGTAAATGCCGTGACTCAGGCAGCGTCGACTCTAAATGACACTCCCACCCTGCAACAAAAAGTAGAGGCTATATCCAACGCCATCCAGTCCGTTAATGATCAACTTACCCAAGAACGAACCTTAACTGCAGACAGCTCGATGATGGGGTGCACAGTAATTGCGTTGATGACGCAAGAGCAGGAAGGTGCCTGTGTGTGGGCAGGGGATAGTCGCTTGTACCTATTGCGGGATAATGGGCTGTATCAGCTTAGTAAAGATCACAGTGTGGTGCAGGAGCTGTTGGATAAGGGCGTGATCGCCGATCAAGACATAGGTACGCATCCGCAGCGGCATGTTATTACCCGAGCTGTCGGGGCGGATGTCAGTTTGGAGCTGGATTATCTGGCCATTGACCTGCTGCCGGAGGATGTATTGTTGCTATGCAGTGATGGGTTGTATTCGGAATTGCAGCCAGATCAGATTATGTCCGTGCTCTCAGCCCCGGTTGAGTGCGAGGAGAAAGCATCCCGTTTGATCGAGGCGGTCTTGTCGGGCAATGCCAGTGATAACGTCACCGTGAATGTGATTGCAGTGGAGCAGGGATAG